One Amaranthus tricolor cultivar Red isolate AtriRed21 chromosome 1, ASM2621246v1, whole genome shotgun sequence DNA window includes the following coding sequences:
- the LOC130806603 gene encoding disease resistance protein At4g27190-like isoform X1, with protein sequence MTRNWFDDLKGAASCGGYKLKLVRDKKEIKDTLVKNARIFSLEELRKATNHFSTNLGMGGYSSSYRGTLENGLEVTIKALRHREKGRNQKQDLYLTSWVDKMSTIRHRNIAQYIGCCLEGDHWFIVYEFLGGYRLEQFLFTRDDGTKLFQLSWPTRASICIGIARGLEYLHEGISPSVVHCNINPSNIIIDHNFNPKIVDFEIEKLFDDDVRYYYDTITKVDTIGKTLDYLDPDYVTTGKYSEKGDVYGFGLLLLEVITGRKFHEVLRDDNGVTVMKSVWERREPDRVLKMVDHTLSDFPEDEVKRFVDVALACIQFPSNNRPSMSEVLCMLLGPYEFDNKVLRNPEHPFWSSNHNEVDFPSEGKAEISLASSDAIPQIPVSSRNKELLEESNELPNKATRGFEKEIESDLDTCSRASELMEISRVLETELYRSIEENISKPSVSRPRLTGKNVVKAELVRRLSLSTSIDIPSSLCTDIHVDEEIVEAVKLTQMSHDVEAELQMSEPSQSGCLFDRTAVDPDEQTTSVAFEIIDTDFLTQPSHDVEVELQISEPPQSEILFDQIAVDPDVQTTSAAFGIFNQNEEVHSISCQAGSGNMNEVLARPVQCTVEKIVEAFKDPHHRRIGLYGRGGSGKTTVLKNLSQHAAAKEFFDQLVFVTVPKFAYQKHVRDEIAQQLSLNVQVGSCTEDEICSLIHQALIDRKLLLLLDDVQESINLHEIGVPNPGPEGNYWVVLATRCLDVCHSLADREIEMEVLSDAEAWTLFSNQVEHTIHSPDIEPYARAIIQECYGSPVIILAIGSALRAERSVEEWKLALRKIQFDDTANKNVRNLFSQHVNYCYDRLKDRDLKTCFLYTALFQQDKEIEISVLLECFVGEGLVGGTTVAAYDRGYDIIRHLANASLIEINDNGLVVKMHNVVKDSALEILLSDIEGYRVLARLPESELDEDQFFQKSIQFPCIHKYFTRAGANLKEPPSTEEWEQATMIFLMDNKLSSLPSKLSCSNLVALLLQRNCSLRAIPSSFFDSMSTLRVLNLSRTRIKSLPDSFSKLKSLQILLLRDCERLFVLPPSIGLLKLLEVLDLQGTEVTHLPDSFDGLASLKQLRISFYGSMNHSEYKKLPSKLVTDGIFSSLKLRELGMFVYPGDRRWTLNASGITKEISSLKLSLLYFCFPNVDDLEYFVHASQSWKDRGLSKFKFIVGHDFKRIVPLVSNEVELFHNESQQCLRFVNGESIPPSLVEVLTRATSFYLDHHLSICYLSQFGIECFNDLKICIIQDCPELEGILDCWEQGREFLPQVEYLSISHLWNLEGIWGSRVKTGSFARLKILSVHACPKLRYVLTCSMIEILSCLNELVIEDCASLKYVVIKHEDVKEIIGDTRNEVIHERKPDKSIACGHPVLRNLKKLKLHYLPEMCEIWRVRWPPLEYMSFYDCPKLRNLHMEGDDGMNIKEIVADIAWWDSLEWEEPVLSSRLKKCVTQIQNDDL encoded by the exons ATGACTCGTAATTGGTTTGATGATTTGAAGGGTGCTGCTAGTTGTGGGGGTTATAAATTGAAGTTGGTGCGTgataaaaaagaaatcaaagacACACTTGTGAAAAATGCAAGAATATTTTCATTGGAAGAGTTGCGAAAGGCAACAAATCACTTCAGCACAAACTTAGGCATGGGTGGGTATTCATCCTCATACAGGGGCACGTTAGAAAATGGATTGGAGGTGACAATTAAGGCTCTAAGACATAGGGAGAAGGGTCGAAATCAGAAACAGGATTTATATTTAACATCATGGGTTGATAAGATGTCCACAATTAGGCATCGAAATATAGCTCAATATATTGGATGTTGTCTTGAGGGTGATCATTGGTTCATCGTTTACGAGTTTCTTGGAGGTTATAGGCTTGAACAATTTTTGTTCACTAGAGATGATGGGACAAAACTATTTCAGTTAAGCTGGCCTACGAGAGCTTCCATATGCATTGGCATTGCTCGTGGTCTTGAATATCTTCATGAGGGTATTAGTCCCTCTGTTGTACATTGTAACATCAATCCTAGTAACATAATTATTGACCATAACTTCAATCCAAAAATTGTAGATTTTGAGATAGAGAAGTTGTTTGACGATGATGTACGGTATTACTATGATACTATCACTAAAGTAGATACTATCGGTAAAACATTAGACTACTTAGATCCCGATTATGTAACTACAGGAAAATACTCAGAGAAGGGAGATGTTTATGGTTTTGGGCTTCTTCTCCTTGAAGTCATCACTGGCAGAAAATTTCATGAGGTTTTGAGAGATGACAATGGAGTAACGGTGATGAAGTCGGTTTGGGAACGTCGAGAGCCTGACAGGGTTCTAAAGATGGTTGACCATACTTTATCTGACTTTCCAGAAGATGAAGTGAAGCGATTCGTTGATGTTGCTCTGGCTTGCATCCAATTCCCTTCTAACAATCGACCAAGTATGTCTGAAGTTTTGTGTATGCTCTTGGGGCCATATGAGTTCGATAATAAGGTACTGAGGAATCCAGAGCATCCTTTTTGGTCCAGCAATCATAATGAAGTTGATTTTCCTAGTGAAG gcaAAGCGGAGATAAGTTTGGCTAGCAGTGATGCAATTCCTCAAATCCCTGTATCAAGTAGGAACAAGGAACTATTGGAAGAAAGTAATGAATTACCGAATAAGGCTACCCGTggttttgaaaaagaaattgagaGTGATTTGGATACATGTTCGAGGGCATCAGAGTTAATGGAGATTTCACGTGTTCTAGAAACAGAACTATACCGTTCGATTGAGGAAAACATCTCTAAACCTTCTGTATCAAGACCAAGACTAACTGGTAAAAATGTAGTAAAAGCTGAGCTTGTTAGGCGCTTATCTCTAAGTACTAGTATTGACATCCCTTCATCTCTCTGTACTGATATTCATGTCGATGAAGAAATAGTTGAGGCTGTAAAATTAACACAGATGTCACATGATGTAGAAGCTGAACTTCAAATGAGTGAACCTTCGCAATCGGGGTGTTTGTTTGATCGGACTGCAGTGGATCCTGATGAGCAAACTACATCTGTAGCTTTTGAAATAATTGATACAGATTTCTTAACACAGCCGTCACATGATGTAGAAGTTGAACTACAAATAAGTGAACCTCCTCAAtctgagattttgtttgatcaGATTGCAGTGGATCCTGATGTGCAAACTACATCTGCagcttttggcatttttaacCAGAATGAAGAAGTCCACAGCATTTCATGTCAGGCAGGAAGTGGTAATATGAACGAGGTTCTTGCAAGACCTGTCCAATGTACTGTCGAGAAAATTGTGGAAGCTTTCAAGGATCCTCATCACAGAAGAATCGGTCTCTACGGAAGAGGGGGTAGTGGTAAGACCACTGTCCTGAAAAACTTGTCCCAACATGCTGCTGCCAAGGAGTTCTTTGACCAGCTTGTTTTTGTGACTGTCCCTAAATTTGCATATCAGAAACATGTGAGAGATGAGATTGCACAACAGTTGTCATTGAATGTACAAGTTGGATCCTGCACAGAAGATGAAATTTGCAGTCTTATACATCAGGCCCTGATAGACAGAAAACTTCTGTTACTTTTGGATGATGTTCAAGAATCAATTAACCTGCATGAAATTGGAGTTCCAAATCCTGGACCAGAAGGAAATTATTGGGTGGTGTTGGCTACTAGGTGTTTAGATGTTTGCCATAGCTTGGCTGATAGGGAGATTGAAATGGAGGTTCTCTCTGATGCGGAGGCTTGGACATTATTCAGCAATCAAGTGGAACATACAATTCATTCTCCGGATATTGAACCATATGCTCGAGCTATTATCCAGGAATGCTATGGTTCACCAGTGATAATTTTGGCCATTGGAAGTGCCTTAAGAGCAGAACGTAGTGTTGAAGAGTGGAAGCTTGCACTGAGAAAGATTCAGTTTGATGATACAGCCAACAAGAATGTACGAAATCTTTTTAGTCAACATGTAAATTACTGTTATGATAGATTGAAAGATCGTGATCTGAAGACTTGCTTCCTGTACACTGCATTGTTTCAACAGGACAAAGAAATTGAGATCTCTGTGCTGTTGGAGTGCTTTGTTGGTGAAGGCTTAGTTGGTGGGACGACAGTAGCTGCTTATGATAGGGGATATGATATTATTCGACATCTTGCAAATGCGTCTTTGATAGAGATTAATGACAATGGTCTTGTGGTTAAAATGCATAACGTAGTGAAGGATTCAGCATTAGAAATTCTTTTGTCAGACATTGAAGGTTATCGAGTTTTGGCAAGATTACCAGAATCAGAACTAGATGAAGATCAATTCTTTCAAAAAAGTATCCAGTTTCCATGCATTCACAAATACTTTACTAGAGCTGGTGCTAATTTGAAGGAACCCCCATCAACGGAAGAATGGGAGCAAGCCACTATGATCTTCTTAATGGATAATAAGTTGTCAAGTCTCCCAAGTAAGCTAAGCTGTTCCAATTTAGTAGCTCTGCTCCTCCAAAGAAATTGCAGCTTAAGGGCGATCCCATCATCATTTTTTGACAGCATGTCCACTCTAAGAGTTCTGAATCTCTCCAGAACCAGAATCAAGTCTTTGCCTGATTCATTTTCTAAGCTCAAAAGCCTCCAAATTTTGCTTCTGCGTGATTGTGAGCGCTTGTTTGTTCTTCCTCCTTCTATTGGGCTTCTCAAACTTCTTGAAGTGCTTGATCTTCAAGGTACTGAGGTTACCCATTTGCCCGACAGTTTTGATGGATTAGCAAGCCTGAAGCAGTTGAGAATATCATTTTACGGATCCATGAATCACTCTGAATACAAGAAGCTACCATCAAAGCTGGTGACAGATGGAATATTTTCGAGCCTTAAACTTAGAGAACTTGGCATGTTTGTATATCCTGGAGATCGACGTTGGACATTGAATGCTTCAGGTATCACCAAAGAGATCAGTAGCTTAAAGCTGTCTCTGCTCTATTTTTGCTTTCCTAATGTAGATGATCTCGAGTATTTTGTGCATGCAAGCCAATCCTGGAAAGACAGAGGATTGAGTAAATTCAAGTTTATTGTCGGGCATGACTTCAAGCGCATTGTACCTTTGGTTTCAAATGAAGTGGAACTCTTCCATAACGAAAGTCAGCAATGTTTGAGATTCGTTAATGGGGAAAGCATACCTCCTTCTTTGGTAGAGGTACTAACACGAGCTACATCTTTTTACTTAGACCATCATCTCAGCATCTGCTATCTATCTCAATTTGGGATTGAATGCTTTAATGACTTGAAGATCTGCATAATACAAGATTGTCCAGAGCTCGAAGGAATTTTAGACTGTTGGGAACAAGGAAGAGAATTTCTTCCTCAGGTCGAGTATCTGAGCATCAGTCACTTGTGGAATTTGGAGGGTATTTGGGGTTCTCGCGTTAAAACTGGAAGTTTTGCAAGGCTAAAAATTTTATCAGTGCATGCATGTCCAAAATTGAGGTATGTTCTTACATGTTCTATGATTGAGATTCTATCTTGTTTGAATGAGTTGGTAATTGAAGATTGTGCATCCTTAAAATACGTTGTTATTAAACATGAGGATGTTAAGGAGATTATAGGCGATACACGAAATGAAGTTATACATGAGAGAAAGCCAGATAAGTCGATTGCGTGTGGGCATCCTGTGCTACGtaacttaaaaaaattgaaacttcATTATCTACCAGAAATGTGCGAAATATGGCGAGTTCGGTGGCCTCCATTGGAATACATGAGTTTTTATGATTGTCCTAAACTCAGAAACCTTCATATGGAAGGAGATGATGGTATGAATATCAAAGAAATAGTAGCAGACATTGCTTGGTGGGATTCTTTGGAGTGGGAAGAACCTGTTTTGTCTAGCAGACTTAAGAAGTGTGTCACTCAAATTCAAAATGATGATCTGTAA